Proteins encoded together in one Streptomyces sp. TLI_171 window:
- a CDS encoding molybdopterin oxidoreductase family protein, whose amino-acid sequence MSADHVPLDPSVAPIGTRNFRDAGGLPAAAWRADQTEQTLVPTHCCFCGVQCGMYLRVDGQGKVFGVEPRNHDINRMRLCPKGINAYQQVNHPDRLTAPLLRRDRNEPFREVSWEEALDFTVEQINRIQQESGRDAFGLLGGASLFSEKTYLVGKFARVALKTRHVDYNGRLCMVSAAGANKLAFGIDRAANPFADILQTECLLIAGSNVGECFPVMTQYVWGARDRGATLIVVDPRETAVARTADIHVALKSGTDSAFFNAVLHVIVEEGLTDEAFLAAHATGWEEVKATVKAYPPSRAAEICGVPEEQIVQVARVFGRADRAMAWHARGIEHHTQGVENCLTVINLCTATGNLGRPGAGYGTITGQGNGQGGREHGQKSDLLPGGRSINDPAHRRQVAAIWGIEESELPQAGTSMMEMVWQMQRGEIRGLIGICNNPFVSLPNYAVVKDGYDKLEFHAQFDFFLSETAANAHVVFPVTTWAEDEGVMANAEARVVKHNKAQEPPEGVRTDTWVMCELARRLGAGSKFAFEGSRDVFDELRRASAGTVIDYYGITYERLERTGGLAWPCPSLEHPGTPRLFEDGKTYHADGKVHLQAVEWHPPADPYSDEFPMTLTTGRTVAHFLSGNQTRRLGGLVEQTPRPWVEVHPSHGFRNGEPVRVVTRRGNEVLPALVTEAIRPDHVFVPYHWPYPVAANALTIDALDPRSKIPEYKVCAVRIEHAEAIDPVPAPPTPPGREAYPEAQVSRTDPLPPTSPQGRGTAERG is encoded by the coding sequence GTGAGTGCCGACCACGTCCCGTTGGATCCGAGCGTCGCCCCGATCGGGACCCGGAACTTCCGCGACGCGGGCGGCCTGCCCGCCGCGGCCTGGCGCGCCGACCAGACCGAGCAGACCCTCGTCCCCACGCACTGCTGCTTCTGCGGCGTGCAGTGCGGGATGTACCTACGGGTGGACGGTCAGGGCAAGGTGTTCGGGGTGGAGCCGCGCAACCACGACATCAACCGGATGCGCCTGTGTCCCAAGGGAATCAACGCCTACCAGCAGGTCAACCACCCCGACCGGCTGACTGCGCCGCTGCTCCGTAGGGACCGCAACGAGCCGTTCCGGGAGGTGAGTTGGGAGGAGGCGCTGGACTTCACGGTCGAGCAGATCAATCGCATCCAGCAGGAGAGCGGCCGCGACGCCTTCGGCCTGCTCGGCGGCGCCAGCCTGTTCTCCGAAAAGACCTACCTGGTCGGCAAGTTCGCCCGGGTCGCGCTGAAGACCCGGCACGTCGACTACAACGGCCGACTGTGCATGGTGAGCGCCGCCGGCGCGAACAAGCTGGCCTTCGGCATCGACCGGGCCGCCAACCCGTTCGCCGACATCCTGCAGACCGAGTGTCTGCTGATCGCCGGTTCGAATGTCGGCGAGTGCTTCCCGGTGATGACCCAGTACGTGTGGGGCGCCCGCGACCGCGGCGCCACCCTGATCGTGGTCGACCCGCGGGAGACCGCCGTCGCCCGCACCGCGGACATCCACGTGGCGCTCAAGTCCGGTACCGACTCGGCGTTCTTCAACGCGGTGCTGCACGTCATCGTCGAGGAAGGCCTGACCGACGAGGCGTTCCTGGCCGCGCACGCCACCGGCTGGGAGGAGGTCAAGGCCACCGTCAAGGCGTACCCGCCCAGCCGGGCGGCCGAGATCTGCGGCGTCCCGGAGGAGCAGATCGTCCAGGTGGCGCGGGTGTTCGGACGGGCGGACCGGGCGATGGCGTGGCACGCGCGCGGCATCGAGCACCACACCCAGGGCGTGGAGAACTGCCTGACCGTCATCAACCTGTGCACCGCGACCGGCAACCTGGGCCGCCCGGGCGCCGGTTACGGCACCATCACCGGCCAGGGCAACGGACAGGGCGGCCGGGAACACGGCCAGAAGTCCGACCTGCTGCCCGGCGGCCGCTCCATCAACGACCCGGCGCACCGCCGGCAGGTCGCCGCGATCTGGGGCATCGAGGAGTCCGAACTCCCGCAGGCCGGAACCTCGATGATGGAGATGGTCTGGCAGATGCAGCGCGGCGAGATCCGCGGCCTGATCGGCATCTGCAACAACCCGTTCGTCTCGCTGCCCAACTACGCGGTGGTCAAAGACGGTTACGACAAGCTGGAGTTCCACGCCCAGTTCGACTTCTTCCTCTCCGAGACCGCCGCCAACGCGCACGTGGTCTTCCCGGTCACCACCTGGGCCGAGGACGAGGGCGTGATGGCCAACGCCGAGGCCCGCGTGGTCAAGCACAACAAGGCGCAGGAACCGCCCGAGGGCGTCCGCACCGACACCTGGGTGATGTGCGAGCTGGCCCGACGCCTGGGCGCGGGAAGCAAGTTCGCCTTCGAGGGATCCCGCGACGTGTTCGACGAGTTGCGCCGCGCCTCGGCCGGCACCGTGATCGACTACTACGGCATCACCTACGAGCGGCTGGAGCGGACCGGCGGCCTCGCCTGGCCCTGCCCGAGCCTCGAACACCCGGGAACGCCACGCCTGTTCGAGGACGGGAAGACGTACCACGCGGACGGCAAGGTGCACCTGCAGGCGGTGGAGTGGCACCCGCCGGCCGACCCGTACAGCGACGAGTTCCCGATGACGCTGACCACCGGCCGTACCGTGGCGCACTTCCTGTCGGGCAACCAGACCCGCCGGCTGGGCGGCCTGGTCGAGCAGACGCCGCGCCCGTGGGTGGAGGTGCACCCCTCGCACGGGTTCCGCAACGGGGAGCCGGTGCGGGTGGTGACACGGCGTGGCAACGAGGTGCTCCCGGCGCTGGTCACCGAGGCGATCCGCCCCGACCACGTGTTCGTGCCGTACCACTGGCCGTACCCGGTGGCGGCCAACGCGCTGACCATCGACGCGCTGGACCCGCGTTCGAAGATCCCCGAGTACAAGGTGTGCGCGGTGCGGATCGAGCACGCCGAGGCGATCGATCCGGTGCCCGCGCCGCCCACCCCGCCGGGCCGGGAAGCCTACCCGGAGGCCCAGGTGTCGCGCACCGACCCGCTGCCGCCGACCTCGCCGCAGGGCCGCGGCACCGCCGAGAGGGGCTGA
- a CDS encoding 4Fe-4S dicluster domain-containing protein produces MLGRTIFIDPGRCIGCQACVSACRECDSHRGKSMIHLDYPDEGRSVASLPTVCMHCEDPVAPCAEVCPAEAILITADGVVQEADPTRCIGCANCVNACPFGVPKIDLEAKLQMKCNLCYDRTSYGLAPMCATVCPTGALFYGTVEELQAERPGVDVSTMFAFGDTTVSTGVAMVVPAERRTPVPGGMLNLIEVNGRPTPGNGAVA; encoded by the coding sequence ATGCTGGGACGCACCATCTTCATCGACCCGGGCCGCTGCATCGGCTGCCAGGCGTGCGTGTCGGCGTGCCGCGAGTGCGACTCGCACCGCGGCAAGTCGATGATCCACCTGGACTATCCGGACGAGGGCCGGTCGGTGGCTTCGCTGCCGACCGTGTGCATGCACTGCGAGGACCCGGTCGCACCGTGCGCCGAGGTCTGCCCGGCCGAGGCGATCCTGATCACCGCGGACGGCGTGGTCCAGGAGGCCGACCCGACGCGCTGCATCGGGTGCGCGAACTGCGTCAACGCCTGCCCGTTCGGCGTGCCCAAGATCGATCTGGAGGCGAAGCTCCAGATGAAGTGCAACCTCTGCTACGACCGTACCTCCTACGGGCTGGCGCCGATGTGCGCCACGGTTTGCCCGACCGGCGCGCTGTTCTACGGCACCGTCGAGGAGTTGCAGGCGGAGCGGCCCGGCGTGGACGTCTCCACGATGTTCGCGTTCGGCGACACCACCGTCTCCACCGGCGTCGCGATGGTGGTGCCGGCCGAGCGCCGGACCCCCGTGCCCGGCGGCATGTTGAACCTGATCGAGGTCAACGGGCGGCCCACGCCCGGGAATGGAGCGGTGGCGTGA
- a CDS encoding ubiquinol-cytochrome c reductase iron-sulfur subunit, with protein MTSPVNSPEPDGSEGHRAEQAALRERISADSLTTRRDYLRIVATVSGGLVVGSTVVSAGVLHRHGDGSAAPLKVADRLERGQAVTFDYPGEADAAMAIRLPDGTLVGYSTVCTHLACGVLWRRDEGTDGDLYCPCHEGQFDARTGEVTGGPPPRPLPKVVMVEDAQGAVWAIGTARSGEDEQAGLCRGLRDRNPALAEAAGCATRKSGK; from the coding sequence GTGACCAGCCCCGTCAACTCCCCGGAGCCGGACGGCTCCGAGGGTCACCGGGCCGAGCAGGCCGCGCTGCGGGAGCGGATCAGCGCCGACTCGCTGACCACCCGCCGCGACTACCTGCGGATCGTGGCCACCGTCTCCGGCGGTCTGGTGGTCGGCTCCACGGTGGTCTCCGCAGGCGTCCTGCACCGCCACGGCGACGGCAGCGCCGCCCCGTTGAAGGTCGCCGACCGCCTGGAGCGCGGTCAGGCGGTGACCTTCGACTACCCCGGCGAGGCCGACGCGGCGATGGCGATCCGGCTACCGGACGGCACCCTGGTCGGCTACTCCACGGTCTGCACCCACCTGGCCTGCGGGGTGCTCTGGCGGCGCGACGAGGGAACCGACGGAGATCTCTACTGCCCGTGCCACGAAGGGCAGTTCGACGCCCGCACCGGCGAGGTCACCGGCGGGCCGCCGCCCCGCCCGCTGCCGAAGGTGGTCATGGTGGAGGACGCCCAGGGCGCAGTCTGGGCGATCGGCACCGCCCGCTCCGGCGAGGACGAGCAGGCGGGGCTGTGCCGCGGCCTGCGCGACCGCAACCCCGCGCTCGCCGAGGCCGCCGGATGCGCAACGCGGAAGAGCGGCAAATGA
- a CDS encoding MFS transporter, with protein sequence MPGRRALGRPFGWLWAAYAVSAYGSGFGFGALPLIAVLVLHAGPAQVSALSAVGPAVGALIALPLGPWVEFRRKRPVMVTMDLLRFAAMATVPVGYALGLLGFVQLLVVSAVVAAAKIAFNAASGALVKALVRPDDLLTANSRFESTNWSSIAVGPPLGGAAIGLFGPVATVIADAASYLLSAVALTAIRGRDDAPEPSSRGPRPARGLLDGWRHILGEPTLRALYLNNLLVAGLIMATEPLLAVLLLRQLHFPPWQYALAFAAPCLGGLLGSRLARRVVARHGRDRVFRTVGTLRAVWLIGLVLVRPGLAGLLTVIAIELAIIVNMSLYTPVLATYRLEHTPAHLVARTLTAWSVGQQAATAVLTALAGLLAAATAPRTALLATGLLILTTPLLLPRPTRTPHPAPTPATPT encoded by the coding sequence ATGCCGGGCAGGAGAGCGTTGGGCCGGCCGTTCGGCTGGCTGTGGGCGGCGTACGCGGTCAGTGCGTACGGGTCCGGATTCGGGTTCGGGGCGTTGCCGCTGATCGCCGTGCTGGTGCTGCACGCGGGGCCCGCCCAGGTGTCCGCGCTGTCCGCGGTGGGCCCCGCGGTCGGGGCGCTGATCGCGCTGCCGCTCGGGCCGTGGGTGGAGTTCCGGCGCAAACGGCCCGTCATGGTCACCATGGACCTGCTCCGGTTCGCGGCGATGGCGACCGTCCCGGTCGGCTACGCGCTCGGCCTGCTCGGGTTCGTCCAGTTGCTGGTGGTCTCGGCCGTGGTCGCCGCGGCCAAGATCGCGTTCAATGCGGCGAGCGGCGCCCTGGTCAAGGCGCTCGTCCGCCCCGACGACCTGCTGACCGCCAACTCCCGCTTCGAGTCGACCAACTGGAGCTCCATCGCGGTCGGCCCACCGCTGGGCGGCGCAGCAATCGGACTGTTCGGGCCGGTCGCCACCGTGATCGCCGATGCGGCCAGTTACCTGCTCTCCGCCGTCGCCCTCACCGCGATCCGCGGGCGGGACGACGCGCCGGAGCCGAGCAGCCGGGGCCCGCGGCCCGCACGCGGCCTGCTCGACGGCTGGCGGCACATCCTGGGCGAGCCCACGCTGCGCGCCCTGTACCTGAACAACCTGCTCGTCGCCGGCCTGATCATGGCCACCGAGCCGCTGCTCGCCGTCCTCCTGCTGCGCCAACTCCACTTCCCGCCCTGGCAGTACGCGCTCGCCTTCGCCGCGCCGTGCCTCGGCGGACTGCTCGGCTCCCGGCTGGCCCGCCGGGTGGTGGCCCGCCACGGCCGCGACCGGGTCTTCCGGACCGTCGGCACGCTGCGCGCCGTCTGGCTGATCGGCCTGGTGCTGGTCCGGCCCGGACTGGCCGGCCTGCTCACGGTGATCGCCATCGAACTGGCGATCATCGTCAACATGAGCCTGTACACCCCGGTCCTGGCCACCTACCGCCTCGAACACACCCCCGCACACCTGGTCGCCCGCACCCTGACAGCCTGGTCCGTCGGCCAGCAGGCCGCCACAGCCGTCCTCACCGCCCTCGCCGGCCTGCTCGCCGCAGCCACCGCCCCCCGCACCGCCCTCCTCGCCACCGGCCTGCTCATCCTCACCACCCCCCTCCTCCTCCCCCGCCCCACCCGAACACCCCACCCCGCCCCAACACCCGCCACCCCCACCTGA
- a CDS encoding LysR family transcriptional regulator — MDLEAVRTYAAVADAGQFQKAAADLSITQQAVSKRIAALERELGVRLFTRTPRGAELTIDGQAFLPHARELLRVAERAVASVRTGQRALRVDVINSRGAASGLLRDFHRAHPEIELDVVMLLDIEAAVASVRSGAIDASFRAVAAPGRPLPEDVRSVRVLDEALQLLTGPAHALAGARSVTLAELVGHRIWMPGIVPGSEWAAYYDDLVAEFGLTIEATGPNFGSDALLDTIADTPALATFMSEQTRLVWPAGHGLRRIPVTDPTPVYPHSLIWHRDDPHPALATLRAHLAAAVPGHDAPGTWTPHWVRPS, encoded by the coding sequence GTGGACCTCGAAGCCGTACGCACCTACGCCGCCGTCGCGGACGCAGGCCAGTTCCAGAAGGCCGCCGCTGACCTGTCGATCACTCAGCAGGCCGTCTCCAAGCGGATCGCCGCGCTGGAGCGCGAGCTCGGCGTGCGTCTGTTCACCCGCACCCCGCGCGGGGCGGAGCTGACCATCGACGGGCAGGCCTTCCTGCCGCACGCCCGAGAGCTGCTGCGGGTTGCGGAGCGGGCGGTGGCGTCGGTGCGCACGGGCCAGCGCGCGCTGCGCGTCGACGTGATCAACTCGCGCGGCGCGGCGTCCGGGCTGCTGCGGGACTTCCACCGCGCCCACCCGGAGATCGAGCTCGACGTGGTGATGCTGCTGGACATCGAGGCGGCCGTCGCCTCGGTGCGTTCGGGGGCGATCGACGCGTCCTTCCGGGCGGTCGCCGCGCCGGGCCGTCCGCTGCCCGAGGACGTGCGATCCGTCCGGGTGCTGGACGAGGCGCTGCAGTTGCTCACGGGGCCCGCGCACGCGCTGGCTGGCGCCCGTTCGGTGACGCTCGCCGAGCTGGTGGGGCACCGGATCTGGATGCCGGGGATCGTGCCCGGCAGCGAGTGGGCGGCCTACTACGACGACCTGGTCGCGGAGTTCGGGCTGACCATCGAGGCGACCGGCCCGAACTTCGGCTCGGACGCGCTGCTCGACACCATCGCCGACACCCCGGCGCTGGCCACCTTCATGAGCGAGCAGACCCGGCTGGTCTGGCCGGCCGGACACGGCCTGCGCCGCATCCCGGTCACCGACCCGACGCCGGTGTACCCGCACTCGCTGATCTGGCACCGCGACGACCCGCACCCGGCGCTCGCCACCCTCCGCGCCCACCTGGCCGCCGCCGTCCCCGGCCACGACGCACCGGGCACGTGGACGCCGCACTGGGTCCGCCCGAGCTGA
- a CDS encoding threonine/serine exporter ThrE family protein, with amino-acid sequence MDDERTARPGGADELAPERLTALLVRLTRMLLAASGEGASELEYAVARVAAGFGASTSMVLVPDGATLTVVLAGQSRTVAVRAFPDVARLDKVAALKPWAADVERGRRTLAEAERTLAAIDDSPAPYPWWLKGLGIVLFAVGFAPLMQPTWYEIGSTAVLGLLTAVLAVAAGRWPRLARVLPLVAATVVSVATLEVFARTPVHGGAVLLMLPALFYFVPGDLLSAGATELAAGFVTTGAVRLVYAAFLLVQLYVGVMLGVYATGGDTSALFDLAAHADLPRWATFFAWVVFTVGTVLAFAVPWRLLPALLASVYLTVAVQSAATKLVGEVGGTFVAAAVLGALATAVAHRPGWPPRLLLALPGFFTLTVGSLGMRGLTSLAGGHPVRGFHDLLSMVTVVVAIAAGLLLGSVLAQRPRPLP; translated from the coding sequence ATGGACGACGAGCGGACGGCCCGCCCTGGCGGGGCCGACGAGCTGGCGCCGGAACGGTTGACGGCGCTGCTGGTGCGGCTGACCCGGATGCTGCTGGCGGCCAGTGGCGAGGGGGCGTCCGAGCTGGAGTACGCGGTGGCCCGGGTCGCGGCGGGCTTCGGCGCCAGCACCTCGATGGTGCTGGTCCCCGACGGTGCGACGCTGACGGTGGTGCTCGCCGGGCAGTCCCGCACCGTCGCGGTAAGGGCTTTCCCGGACGTCGCCCGGCTGGACAAGGTCGCCGCGCTCAAGCCGTGGGCGGCAGACGTCGAACGGGGCCGCCGCACCCTCGCGGAGGCCGAGCGCACCCTCGCCGCGATCGACGACTCCCCCGCCCCGTACCCGTGGTGGCTGAAGGGCCTGGGCATCGTGCTGTTCGCGGTGGGCTTCGCGCCGCTGATGCAGCCCACCTGGTACGAGATCGGCAGCACCGCCGTGCTCGGCCTGCTCACCGCGGTGCTGGCGGTCGCGGCGGGCCGGTGGCCCCGGCTGGCCCGGGTGCTGCCGCTGGTCGCGGCGACGGTCGTGTCCGTGGCGACGCTGGAGGTGTTCGCCCGCACCCCGGTGCACGGCGGGGCCGTGCTGCTGATGCTGCCCGCGCTGTTCTACTTCGTCCCGGGCGACCTGCTGTCCGCCGGTGCGACGGAACTCGCGGCGGGCTTCGTCACCACCGGCGCGGTCCGGCTGGTGTACGCGGCGTTCCTGCTGGTCCAGCTGTACGTGGGCGTGATGCTCGGCGTGTACGCCACCGGTGGCGACACCTCCGCGCTGTTCGACCTCGCGGCGCACGCCGACCTGCCGCGCTGGGCGACGTTCTTCGCCTGGGTGGTGTTCACCGTCGGCACCGTCCTGGCGTTCGCCGTCCCCTGGCGGCTGCTGCCGGCGCTGCTCGCATCGGTGTACCTGACGGTGGCGGTGCAGTCCGCGGCGACGAAGCTGGTCGGCGAGGTCGGCGGGACGTTCGTCGCCGCCGCCGTGCTCGGCGCGCTCGCCACCGCCGTCGCCCACCGCCCGGGCTGGCCGCCGCGCCTGCTGCTCGCGCTGCCGGGCTTCTTCACCCTGACCGTCGGCTCGCTCGGCATGCGCGGCCTGACCAGCCTGGCCGGCGGCCACCCGGTGCGGGGCTTCCACGACCTGCTGTCGATGGTCACCGTCGTGGTCGCCATCGCCGCCGGCCTGCTGCTCGGTTCGGTCCTCGCCCAGCGCCCGCGGCCGCTGCCCTGA
- a CDS encoding SHOCT domain-containing protein, translating into MDDYPLLNLFWTMLWLFLWILWFFLLFKVLTDIFRSHDMGGWGKAGWTIFVILLPYLGVLVYLIARGKEMGNRDRALAAQAESDFQDYVRKAAGTDTQGTGPRHVDELSRLADLKSSGAISEEEFQKAKQKLLA; encoded by the coding sequence ATGGACGACTATCCGCTGCTCAACCTGTTCTGGACGATGCTCTGGCTGTTCCTGTGGATCCTGTGGTTCTTCCTGCTGTTCAAGGTGCTGACCGACATCTTCCGCAGCCACGACATGGGCGGGTGGGGCAAGGCCGGCTGGACGATCTTCGTGATCCTGCTGCCCTACCTGGGCGTCCTGGTCTACCTGATCGCCCGCGGCAAGGAGATGGGCAACCGCGACCGGGCGCTCGCCGCCCAGGCGGAAAGCGATTTCCAGGACTACGTACGGAAAGCCGCCGGCACCGACACCCAGGGCACCGGGCCACGGCACGTCGACGAGCTCAGCCGGCTCGCCGACCTGAAGAGCAGCGGCGCGATCTCCGAGGAGGAGTTCCAGAAGGCCAAGCAGAAGCTGCTCGCCTGA
- a CDS encoding SpoIIE family protein phosphatase, producing MPEPQLTPEVFDRAIVAIALTAGAEHRLVYYNDAFRALFGDRPLDEPARQVFTEPGSERFVATLDAVFADGTARQVTAHRTLGCPSGPASHRHFVYSCSPAATRYGPGILAAAIDTTAELHSAIEAERLSADRLHALQRYEALMAAASQMVWVTSADGSTSELMPGWEELTGQPFPEALDGGWLDVVHPQDRAEVAAHWAAAARDLPPVFDHVFRVRSADGGYRHIRSRAVPVVREGRDAEWIGTTSDIEDQWRNRLRERLLARAGAVTEAERAEDAFAALAATLVPDLTDVCAVYLLPAPDAADGEVIATRIASVARAGLPTLPPLNRQTFTLGERARKAISDRTPTLLPITGGEVPDGAVPEISAKWLREARATSLTLLPIVVDGAVVALAATAGCEDAPPPGPADIDLQHEVLQRAQAPLRQALALQRARHAAVVLQRALLTTPPEIGGAAVAARYQPGSRNAEVGGDWYDAFALPDGSLAMTIGDVAGHDLAAATTMGQLRAMLRSIAYTRTHSHTPADTLRELDTAAEGLGVGSFATAVHARLVRHGADGGWELEWANAGHPPPVLVPVDGPPRLLAAEDADVPLCVDPRRPRVTHRHPIGPGETLLFYTDGLVEVPGEHLNEGISRLCAAAAEARRRPLADLCDHLVGRVADVRDDIAVVAFRPDPPPVRPGRAPG from the coding sequence GTGCCGGAACCACAGCTGACACCCGAGGTGTTCGACCGCGCCATCGTGGCGATCGCCCTGACCGCCGGCGCCGAACACCGCCTGGTCTACTACAACGACGCGTTCCGCGCGCTGTTCGGCGACCGTCCGCTCGACGAACCCGCCCGCCAGGTGTTCACCGAACCCGGCTCGGAGCGCTTCGTCGCCACCCTCGACGCGGTGTTCGCCGACGGCACCGCCCGGCAGGTCACCGCGCACCGCACCCTCGGCTGCCCCAGTGGCCCCGCCTCCCACCGGCACTTCGTCTACTCCTGCTCGCCGGCCGCCACCCGGTACGGCCCCGGCATCCTCGCCGCCGCCATCGACACCACCGCCGAACTGCACTCGGCGATCGAGGCGGAGCGGCTCTCCGCAGACCGCCTGCACGCCCTGCAGCGCTACGAGGCGCTGATGGCCGCGGCCTCCCAGATGGTCTGGGTGACCAGCGCCGACGGCAGCACCAGCGAGCTGATGCCCGGCTGGGAGGAACTCACCGGCCAGCCCTTCCCGGAAGCCCTGGACGGCGGCTGGCTGGATGTCGTCCACCCGCAGGACCGTGCCGAGGTCGCCGCCCACTGGGCCGCCGCCGCCCGCGACCTGCCGCCCGTGTTCGACCATGTCTTCCGGGTCCGCTCCGCCGACGGCGGCTACCGGCACATCCGCTCCCGCGCCGTCCCGGTGGTCCGCGAGGGGCGGGACGCCGAGTGGATCGGCACCACCAGCGACATCGAGGACCAGTGGCGCAACCGCCTGCGCGAGCGGCTGCTCGCCCGGGCCGGCGCCGTCACCGAGGCCGAACGCGCCGAGGACGCCTTCGCCGCGCTCGCCGCCACGCTCGTCCCCGACCTCACCGACGTGTGCGCCGTCTACCTGCTGCCCGCCCCCGACGCCGCCGACGGCGAGGTGATCGCCACCCGGATCGCCTCCGTCGCCCGCGCCGGCCTGCCCACCCTGCCGCCGCTCAACCGGCAGACCTTCACGCTCGGCGAGCGTGCCAGGAAAGCGATTTCCGACCGCACCCCGACCCTGCTGCCCATCACCGGCGGCGAGGTCCCCGACGGCGCCGTCCCGGAGATCTCCGCGAAGTGGCTGCGCGAGGCCCGGGCCACCAGCCTCACCCTGCTGCCGATCGTCGTCGACGGCGCCGTGGTCGCCCTCGCCGCCACCGCCGGCTGCGAGGACGCGCCGCCGCCGGGCCCGGCCGACATCGACCTCCAGCACGAGGTGCTGCAACGGGCCCAGGCCCCGCTGCGCCAGGCACTCGCGCTGCAGCGCGCCCGGCACGCCGCAGTCGTCCTGCAGCGCGCGCTGCTCACCACCCCGCCGGAGATCGGCGGCGCCGCGGTCGCCGCCCGCTACCAGCCCGGCAGCCGCAACGCCGAGGTCGGCGGCGACTGGTACGACGCGTTCGCGCTGCCCGACGGCTCGCTGGCGATGACCATCGGCGACGTGGCCGGCCACGACCTGGCCGCCGCCACCACCATGGGCCAGCTCCGCGCGATGCTCCGCTCCATCGCCTACACCCGCACCCACAGCCACACGCCCGCCGACACCCTGCGCGAACTCGACACCGCCGCCGAGGGGCTCGGCGTCGGCAGCTTCGCCACCGCGGTGCACGCCCGGCTGGTGCGGCACGGCGCGGACGGCGGCTGGGAGCTGGAGTGGGCGAACGCCGGCCACCCGCCGCCGGTCCTGGTGCCCGTCGACGGCCCGCCCCGGCTGCTCGCCGCCGAGGACGCCGACGTGCCGCTGTGCGTCGACCCGCGCCGCCCCCGGGTGACGCACCGGCACCCGATCGGCCCCGGCGAGACGCTGCTGTTCTACACCGACGGGCTGGTGGAAGTTCCCGGCGAGCACCTGAACGAGGGCATCAGCCGGCTCTGCGCGGCCGCCGCCGAGGCCCGCCGCCGCCCGCTCGCCGACCTCTGCGACCACCTGGTCGGCCGGGTCGCCGACGTCCGCGACGACATCGCCGTGGTCGCCTTCCGCCCCGACCCGCCGCCCGTCCGTCCCGGACGCGCCCCCGGATGA